A window of the Plasmodium vinckei vinckei genome assembly, chromosome: PVVCY_08 genome harbors these coding sequences:
- a CDS encoding dipeptidyl aminopeptidase 3, putative has translation MILIPLFFYIFLNYIKCDIPVHCVSRDVEGLWEIKLGLLKNKQFERKDNEYSKIGNVLDKNYYDYECGYRRPDDSEYHDALDPEIVKQRFEIKDKKIIAFNKDRTINIIENGEISPEYSGYWRIVYDEGLYIEIYDSKNKNKEIYFSFFKFVKNGEVSYSYCNNLVMGVVNMYQLNGNADIVKNDTNIVDNSEPNNRNDEKTNNNIPEKESEGKNGIFRYAYSLYGGLKNGYLNILNKTIELKENKNAVLNDVKELYGNNNDVKNLIDYYNDNFIDFKTMPMKRYCWSGKKLDKNTDKATNKIPNMLSPLDANADIKKHNYYINLIGDKKNKTLLKNNKGKKKQTNNLKGVIDNTPVKKIKENSLFNMYSNRDIILKNFDWSDENDVKKRFNGISVRIFDEAIDQKDCGSCYANSASRVINSRIRIKYNYIKKIDSLSFSNEQLLICDFFNQGCNGGYIYLSLKYAYENYLYTNKCFEKYENLYINKDDKNNSLCDRFDTFKIFLKKKENEQIYINNYPEGMEQKNANTRMYNNIGNAHDNSDNRNDGNTHENLIKDENINYAYKSVDSDEQGKGNISDDYLNDDYILVDKNMYEREKLKLDELDSCDTKVKVTKYEYLDIENEEDLKKYIYYNGPVAAAIEPSKSFIKYKKGILTGNFIKMQDGNKSNAYIWNKVDHAVVIVGWGEDTIENLIKKKTHSYDEYKSKNDDDLDEDIYDEHINSYIKHTKEKNKVVKYWKILNSWGTNWGYNGYFYILRDENYFNIRSYLLICDVNLFVKNKNAKL, from the exons ATGATTTTAATAcctctatttttttatatttttttaaattacatAAAATGTGACATCCCTGTTCATTGCGTGAGTAGAGATGTGGAAGGTTTGTGGGAAATTAAATTGggattattaaaaaataagcagTTCGAAAGGAAAGACAAtgaatattcaaaaatagGAAATGTGTTagacaaaaattattatgattatGAGTGTGGATATAGGAGACCGGACGATTCGGAGTATCATG aTGCACTTGACCCAGAAATTGTAAAACAACGATTTGAAattaaagataaaaaaattattgcaTTTAACAAAGACAGAACTATTAACATTATTGAAAATGGTGAAATTTCTCCTGAGTATAGTGGATACTGGAGAATTGTATATGACGAAGGGTTATATATTGAGATATACGattctaaaaataaaaataaagaaatatatttttccttttttaaatttgtaaaaaacgGTGAAGTTTCTTACAGTTATTGCAACAACCTGGTTATGGGAGTCGTTAATATGTATCAATTGAATGGCAATGCCGATAttgttaaaaatgataCGAATATAGTAGATAATAGTGAACCAAACAATCGTAACGATgagaaaacaaataataacataCCGGAAAAGGAATCAGAGGGAAAAAATGGCATATTTAGGTATGcatattctttatatgggggattaaaaaatggctatttaaatatattaaataaaacgaTTGAACTGAAGGAGAATAAAAACGCAGTTTTAAATGATGTTAAAGAATtatatggaaataataacgatgttaaaaatttaattgattattataatgataattttatcGACTTTAAAACAATGCCAATGAAAAGATATTGTTGGAGTGGGAAAAAATTAGACAAAAATACAGACAAAGCAACAAACAAAATTCCAAATATGTTATCACCTCTAGATGCTAATGCAGATATAAAGAagcataattattatattaatttaattggggataaaaaaaataaaacactcctaaaaaataataaaggaaaaaagaaacaaacTAATAATCTAAAAGGGGTAATAGATAATACAcctgttaaaaaaataaaagaaaatagtttatttaatatgtatagTAATAgagatataatattaaaaaattttgattggtctgatgaaaatgatgtaaaaaaaagattcaATGGTATTAGCGTAAGAATTTTCGATGAAGCTATTGATCAAAAAGATTGTGGTTCATGCTATGCTAATTCCGCTTCACGTGTAATTAATAGTAGaataagaataaaatataattatataaaaaaaattgattcGTTGTCCTTTAGTAATGAGCAACTTCTTATATGTGACTTTTTTAATCAAGGTTGTAATGGTgggtatatatatctttctttaaaatatgcttatgaaaattatttatatacaaataaatgttttgaaaaatatgagaatttatatataaacaaagatgataaaaataactcTTTGTGTGATCGCTTTGATacctttaaaatatttttaaaaaaaaaggaaaacgaacaaatatatattaataattatccTGAAGGAAtggaacaaaaaaatgcaaatactagaatgtataataatattggaAATGCTCATGATAATTCCGATAATAGAAACGATGGTAATACTCATGAAAACTTGATAAAAGATGAGAATAttaattatgcatataaatcaGTTGATTCTGATGAACAAGGAAAAGGTAATATATCAGATGATTATCTAAATgatgattatatattagtagataaaaatatgtacgaaagagaaaaattaaaattagaTGAACTAGACAGTTGTGATACAAAAGTTAAGGTgacaaaatatgaataccttgatatagaaaatgaagaagatttaaaaaaatatatttattataatggGCCTGTAGCAGCAGCAATTGAACCATCAAAAAgctttattaaatataaaaaaggtatACTAACTggaaattttataaaaatgcaagacggtaataaatcaaatgcatatatatggaaTAAAGTAGATCATGCTGTTGTTATAGTTGGATGGGGTGAAGACACTatagaaaatttaataaaaaaaaaaactcattcttatgatgaatataaatcaaaaaatgaCGATGATTTAGATGAAGACATATATGATGAACATATTAAtagttatataaaacatactaaagaaaaaaataaagttgtaaaatattggaaaattttaaatagttGGGGAACAAATTGGGGATATAATGGCTACTTTTACATACTAAGAGATGAAaactattttaatatacgATCGTATCTTTTGATATGTGatgttaatttatttgttaagaataaaaatgctaaattataa
- a CDS encoding 6-cysteine protein, producing MKGLLIYTFIFLLKQLIVRSEEYVCDFRAKNYLYDNQDMSYCTINAKPFDKITYICPNKVGAQCFHNVNTSNNMEAHLDSSQIHINYLLYGSTIDKDTLVVPPTVTETVTFYCFCRLETDAPEKSLKPPKFEGIGNHNGNITLGENINFDSPISKALYKQNKYKNLMEQGEKENGDETIIEMKPEPEPESESESNPKDKPKPKIIKVIYKAIKDGKVINQSQTKTEEEKSETSKETPTADNVEPVKRTKYGVMKVTVQKSSKVIKGCDFGNKSSQYFTNPLASGKNANNKLCKINAKPGEIVGFKCIQETRGYVEPYGCFDNVYVNDYNTSLKTILPGYESYASKTDSTTAFYLKLPQLINKPYTFECKCRSNDYSTDSYIFQVNVESGESDLIKKSFN from the coding sequence atgaaAGGTTTACtaatatacacatttatttttcttttaaaacaattgaTTGTCCGTTCAGAAGAATATGTTTGCGATTTTAGggcaaaaaattatttatatgacaATCAGGATATGTCATATTGTACAATTAATGCAAAACcatttgataaaattacatatatatgcccAAATAAAGTAGGAGCACAATGTTTTCATAATGTAAACACATCAAATAATATGGAAGCCCATTTGGATTCTTCCCAAATTCACATAAATTACTTATTATATGGATCGACAATAGATAAAGATACTCTTGTTGTACCTCCAACAGTTACAGAAACTGTTACATTCTATTGCTTTTGTCGTTTAGAAACTGATGCTCCAGAAAAAAGTTTGAAACCACCAAAATTTGAAGGAATTGGTAATCataatggaaatataacattaggagaaaatataaacttcGATAGTCCTATATCAAAAgctttatataaacaaaataaatataaaaatttaatggaGCAAggagaaaaagaaaacggTGATGAAACTATAATTGAAATGAAACCTGAGCCTGAACCTGAATCTGAATCTGAATCCAATCCTAAGGATAAGCCCAAACCTAAGATTATTAAAGTCATATATAAGGCTATTAAAGACGGTAAGGTGATTAATCAATCCCAAACTAAAActgaagaagaaaaatcTGAGACTTCTAAAGAAACACCTACAGCTGATAATGTTGAACCTGTcaaaagaacaaaatatgGTGTAATGAAAGTTACAGTTCAAAAATCTTCTAAGGTAATAAAAGGGTGTGATTTTGGTAATAAATCTAGTCAATATTTTACTAACCCATTGGCAAGTGGcaaaaatgcaaataataaattgtgtaaaataaatgcaaaACCAGGAGAAATTGTTGGCTTTAAATGCATACAAGAGACACGTGGATATGTAGAACCTTATGGATGCTTCGATAATGTCTATGTTAATGATTATAATACAAGTTTAAAAACTATTCTTCCAGGGTATGAATCGTATGCAAGTAAAACCGATTCTACAACAGCTTTTTACTTAAAATTGCCTCAATTAATAAACAAACCATATACATTTGAATGTAAATGTAGATCAAATGATTACAGTACTGATTCTTACATTTTTCAAGTAAATGTAGAATCAGGAGAAAGtgatttaattaaaaaatcttTTAATTGA
- a CDS encoding ATP-dependent RNA helicase DDX51, putative, giving the protein MTSSIYIDNVKGLIESSYEKLVNSNLLNEPENEIDNGINAKVNQNSNSEKNSKDVKKGDKKDNECNDALEDEKKIEEVRSTLSSNCRIIKIKDDQIEISKWNSLKSNPINEYIIDALINMFNFKTFLPCQSCILEYSLLYKNGSNSFLTGDIYIEVPTGLGKTLCYIVTILDYFLCKKDNSFFCLILTATEELVHQILKVINKFDIKNLKCQDININKFHSNIYFDELVHNTFDNCNIIVTTTNKFELLFYSNEHLFKDLKFLIIDEVDKIVSLDKTNICSLANSLTKIVEKNQNASNNLYRPKYFLQKYLVSATLCKVSDNLMPLNLYRPIFFYYTLSQARNDEFYYFTKNTNKKIYYMISLIQELPYDDSLSMLVFCNEEKKAHLLFRYLTVYFSYTNTVNYTIIEYNRNIPHKKRKKILKDFLNNKINILICTDSIARGLDTVNLNYVVNFDIPMHYNVLTHRAGRLSRYNSRKGTVYYFVKKSEKIIMIKSGKRRNVKKINRLKFPKIKLKEVEGNVIKIKPLINNVINKEELNIINQYKIYHYDDLIKLNL; this is encoded by the exons atgacaagcagcatatatatagataatgTAAAAGGGTTAATTGAAAGCAGTTATGAGAAACTTGTGAATTCGAATCTTTTAAATGAACCAGAAAATGAGATAGATAATGGGATAAATGCAAAAGTTAATCAAAATAGTAATAGCGAGAAAAATAGTAAAGATGTGAAAAAAGGCGACAAGAAAGATAATGAATGCAATGATGCATTAGaggatgaaaaaaaaattgaagaaGTAAGGAGTACGTTAAGTTCGAACTgtagaataataaaaataaaggatGATCAAATCGAGATATCAAAATGGAACTCTTTGAAAAGTAATCCAATAAATGAGTATATAATAGACGCACTGattaatatgtttaattttaaaacatttttaccTTGCCAAAGTTGTATATTagaatattcattattatataaaaatggatcAAACTCGTTTTTAACTggtgatatatatattgaagTCCCCACAGGCTTAGGGAAAACATTATGTTATATTGTAACAATAttagattattttttatgtaaaaaggataattcttttttttgtttaatattaaCAGCAACCGAAGAATTGGTACAccaaattttaaaagtgataaataaatttgacataaaaaacttaaaatgccaagatataaatataaataagtttCATTctaacatatattttgatgAACTTGTTCATAACACTTTTGACAATtgtaatattattgttacaactacaaataaatttgaattattattttatagcAATGAgcatttatttaaagatttaaaatttttaattattgaTGAAGTAGATAAAATTGTGTCTTTAGATAAAACCAATATATGTAGTTTAGCTAACTCATTAACAAAAattgtagaaaaaaatcaGAATGcatcaaataatttatatagaccaaaatattttctacaGAAATATTTAGTATCTGCTACTTTATGTAAGGTTTCAGATAATTTAATGCctttaaatttgtatagacctatttttttttattatacattaAGTCAAGCTAGAAACGACgaattttactattttaccaaaaacacaaataaaaagatatattacATGATTTCGCTCATTCAAGAGCTACCATATGATG ATTCCCTAAGTATGTTGGTATTTTGTAacgaagaaaaaaaagcacACCTTCTTTTTCGATATTTAACTGTATATTTCAGCTATACAAATACTGTAAATTATACAATTATTGAATATAATCGTAATATACcacataaaaaaaggaaaaagatattaaaggattttttaaataataaaataaatatactaaTATGTACGGATTCTATTGCACGAGGTTTAGATACGGtgaatttaaattatgttGTAAATTTTGATATCCCAATGCATTATAATGTATTGACGCATAGAGCTGGAAGACTTTCCAG ATACAACAGTCGGAAAGGAACTGTATActattttgttaaaaaatcggaaaaaataattatgataaaatcAGGAAAGCGAagaaatgtaaaaaaaataaatagatTAAAATTCCCAAAAATTAAGTTAAAGGAAGTTGAAGGTAATGTAATTAAAATCAAGCcgttaataaataatgtaataaataaagaagaattaaatataataaaccaatacaaaatttatcattacgatgatttaataaagttgaatttgtaa
- a CDS encoding protein transport protein Sec24B, putative yields the protein MTPNKSQNLYQSNSNNLNNNPRDNAHNSYNNNDNQMDKSETHLMSINPNEVKNDINPFFDNSNKGNYNDGIKLAPDNRNANIINRDNNNIINNAENINNNIKSFENSTSNTRLNEQKHGEINVPNAGNGYINRNNYNDLSVKMNVNSTNVSSNNNVEGSNPPKGSNDIYAETSYVPNNWNNYSTQNSLNYSNIGPNSNEINSMNNYNYKPNENIQPKHDYTQTYNYPPSNYNNNMNQFGNNNVPINSNIPPASQMPLGLSTGNMINGINSIPVYNYPNNNRELSFNSSQNTPNNSQNYHANNMTHQYSNQAHQYSNQNGAFNYQEPNPMGQQSPFSNTSFMGSSNGIRTNEMTPKAMNKRDSNVANTDKGDNESEESSSDESNSDNEKGVTDKGEEIFTLIKKTYNRIDMNKIPRPIINFQDKKNKACLKIFETCKYISPPSFYQPFISVDTGKADPRFIKSTLYQIPIFSETLNLSKIPFGIIVNPFACLNDGENVYKVHMKDIINDKEENVEILRCPKCFSYIHGTMLEDLAKKFTCVFCDTEILIDENVLFDIYQYNEKMSHMQNNKHNPMSPLLKGSVDIMIPPKYYTNSNNLKLSYTSLNKNVNQTASIITNKIMSITKQISNTLVSNDSKNLNNQSRSLLFSENEINNNNAGGSVLTEGGERDFGGFIGMSRNYINEKNINNNETIINENTNFRLDDIKNLLDEKKGETYETINKRNSILSKYKQIKNMLPPYFVFVIDCSYNAIYNNITYTVLEGIKYAVKNVTCPKTKIAIITYSNSLFFFNCKYLDGGNGATTEGAANADPNNTAYHNENKKNDKYFKNQLIVMSDIDDPFVPLSHDDMFLSCVDELDKINNLIDTIKALCPKMQAYGSCGNSALKAAVEILKERNGVGSISMFYTSTPNCGIGAINEIKRTGQENLFEVPQKKFYDSMLLDLYNYNISTDVFIISGNNTRVCVPALQYVAQNTGGKILFLENFIWQKDYKEIYMNIKDILTSEDIAYCCELKLRYSQNISVKKLFCCNNNFNSIIRADTIKIPKIRHDQTFAFLLNYSDISESKKQVYIQCACIYTNLNGDRYVRLHTTHMNVTSSLSTAFRYTDAEALMNILIKQLCTDVLHNENYSKNIIDNLTDILFSYRINCASSAHSGQLILPDTLKLLPLFTSCILKHTIVKKEILSDLKIYNLIKLLSMPIISSLLFVYPITYIIHIKGKTNEIDSMSIDDELFIPRVIPSSGEKIYSNGIYLIDVCTHFYLFFGYHSDMEFASDIYGDIPTNENCINLTLTNSPNAKKFERIIMNLSKFHHANQFVPIVIVPPNETADPRILSLCVEDKVEKEYSYVNFLCFIHKLVHKKIDEL from the exons atgacGCCAAATAAAAGTCAAAACCTATATCAAAGCAATTCAAACAATTTGAATAATAACCCTAGAGACAATGCACATAAtagttataataataatgataatcaGATGGACAAATCAGAAACTCATTTAATGTCAATAAATCCAAACGAagttaaaaatgatataaatccCTTTTTTGACAATTCAAACAAAGGGAATTATAATGATGGTATAAAATTAGCACCAGATAATAGAAAcgcaaatataataaatcgagataacaataatattattaacaatgcagaaaatataaataataatataaaaagttttgAAAATAGTACAAGTAACACGCGCTTAAATGAGCAAAAGCATGGTGAAATAAATGTTCCCAATGCCGGAAATGGCTATATTAATAGAAATAACTACAATGATTTATCAGTAAAAATGAATGTGAACAGCACTAATGTAagtagtaataataatgttgaGGGTAGTAATCCTCCCAAAGGAAGTAATGATATTTATGCAGAAACATCCTATGTGCCAAATAATTGGAATAATTATAGCACCCAAAATAGTCTTAATTATTCAAACATAGGACCAAATAgcaatgaaataaattccATGAATaactataattataaaccaaatgaaaatattcaaCCAAAACACGATTATACAcaaacatataattatcCACCAAGTaattacaataataatatgaaccAATttggtaataataatgttcctataaatagtaatattCCTCCGGCATCTCAGATGCCATTAGGTTTGAGCACGGGGAACATGATAAACGGAATAAACTCGATTCctgtatataattatccGAATAATAACAGGGAATTATCTTTTAACAGTTCGCAAAATACGCCTAATAATAGCCAAAACTATCACGCCAATAACATGACCCATCAATACAGTAATCAAGCACATCAATACTCTAACCAAAACGGTGCATTTAATTATCAAGAACCTAATCCTATGGGGCAACAAAGCCCATTTAGTAATACGTCATTTATGGGAAGTTCGAATGGCATAAGAACAAATGAAATGACGCCTAAAGCTATGAATAAAAGAGATTCTAATGTTGCAAATACTGATAAAGGTGATAATGAATCTGAAGAAAGTTCAAGTGATGAATCGAATAGTGATAATGAGAAGGGAGTAACTGATAAAGGAgaagaaatatttacacTAATTAAAAAGACTTATAATCGTATagatatgaataaaattcCACGaccaataataaattttcaagataaaaagaataaagcgtgtttaaaaatatttgaaacatgtaaatatatatctccGCCATCTTTTTATCAACCTTTCATTTCAGTGGATACCGGAAAAGCAGATCCAcgttttataaaaagtaCACTATATCAAATCCCTATATTTTCTGAAACCTTAAACTTATCTAAAATACCATTTGGTATTATTGTCAATCCATTTGCTTGTTTAAATGATGGAGAAAATGTCTATAAAGTTCATATGAAGGATATAATTAATgataaagaagaaaatgttGAAATTTTGAGGTGCCCTAAATGCTTTAGTTATATACATGGTACAATGTTAGAAGATTTagcaaaaaaatttacatgTGTTTTTTGTGATACAGAAATTTTAATTGATGAAAATGTATTGtttgatatatatcaatataatgaaaaaatgtcgcatatgcaaaataataagcaCAATCCCATGTCTCCATTATTAAAAGGGTCTGTAGATATTATGATACCACCTAAATATTATACgaattcaaataatttaaaattaagttATActtcattaaataaaaatgtaaaccAAACAGCATCTATTATtactaataaaattatgtcTATAACTAAACAAATATCAAATACTTTAGTTTCGAATGActcaaaaaatttgaataatCAATCAAGGagtttattatttagtgaaaatgaaataaacaaTAACAACGCCGGTGGAAGCGTTTTAACAGAAGGAGGAGAAAGAGACTTTGGTGGTTTTATAGGCATGTCAcgtaattatattaatgaaaaaaatataaataataatgaaacaataataaatgaaaataccAATTTTAGGTTAgatgatattaaaaatttattagatgaaaaaaaaggagaAACTTATGAaactataaataaaagaaattctatattatcaaaatataaacagataaaaaatatgttaccgccatattttgtttttgttattgattgttcatataatgctatatataataacattaCGTATACTGTATTAGAGGGAATTAAATACGCTGTAAAAAATGTCACATGCCCCAAAACAAAGATAGCTATCATTACATATAGCAATTCattgtttttctttaacTGCAAATATTTAGATGGTGGAAATGGAGCAACTACTGAGGGTGCAGCAAATGCAGATCCAAATAATACTGCGTAtcataatgaaaataaaaaaaatgacaaatatttcaaaaatcAATTAATTGTGATGAGTGATATAGATGACCCGTTTGTTCCACTTTCCCATGATGACATGTTTTTAAGTTGTGTTGATGAActtgataaaattaataaccTAATAGATACAATTAAAGCACTGTGTCCTAAAATGCAAGCATATGGATCATGTGGGAATAGTGCTTTAAAGGCTGCTGTTGAAATACTAAAGGAACGAAATGGCGTTGGAAGTATATCTATGTTTTATACTAGTACACCTAATTGCGGCATAGGGGCTAtcaatgaaataaaaagaacAGGACAAGAGAATTTGTTCGAAGTTccccaaaaaaaattttatgattCTATGCTATtagatttatataattataatataagtaCAGAtgtgtttattatttcagGAAATAATACTAGGGTTTGTGTGCCAGCATTACAATATGTTGCTCAAAATACTGgaggaaaaatattatttttagaaaattttatatggcAAAAAGattataaagaaatttatatgaatataaaagatatattaaCATCGGAAGATATTGCATATTGCTgtgaattaaaattaagaTATTCCCAAAATATTTCTGtaaaaaaactattttgttgtaacaataattttaattcaatAATTCGTGCTGACACTATTAAAATACCCAAAATACGGCATGATCAAACATTTGCTTTTTTACTAAATTATTCAGATATATCAGAATCGAAAAAAcaagtatatatacaatgtgcatgtatatatactaatTTAAACGGCGATAGATATGTACGTTTACATACTACACATATGAACGTAACATCGTCACTCAGTACTGCCTTTAGATATACTGATGCCGAAGCTTTGATGAATATACTAATTAAGCAATTGTGCACGGACGTTTTgcataatgaaaattactcaaaaaatattattgataATTTGACGGATATTCTGTTTTCCTACAGAATAAAT tGCGCCTCCTCTGCCCATTCGGGACAGCTAATATTACCGGATACACTAAAATTATTGCCCTTATTCACTTCCTGTATTTTAAAGCATACTATTGTaaagaaagaaatattatctgatctaaaaatatacaatttaatAAAGCTTTTATCAATGCCTATAATATCATCGCTCTTGTTTGTTTATCCTATAacttatataattcatataaaaggaaaaacaaatgaaattGATTCAATGAGCATTGATGACGAATTATTTATACCTCGAGTTATACCTTCTAGTGgtgaaaaaatttattcaaatGGAATATATTTGATTGACGTTTGTACACATTTTTACCTTTTCTTTGGTTATCATTCGGATATGGAATTTGCTTCGGAT ATTTATGGGGATATTCcaacaaatgaaaattgtATTAATTTAACCCTAACAAACAGTCCTAATGCGA aaaAATTTGAGCGTATTATTATGAACTTGAGTAAATTTCATCACGCCAACCAATTTGTTCCTATAGTAATAGTTCCACCGAA CGAAACTGCTGATCCGCGTATTTTGTCTTTATGTGTCGAAGATAAGGTTGAGAAGGAATACAGctatgtaaattttttgtgttttattcataaattagttcataaaaaaatagacgAGTTGTAG